One genomic window of Solanum dulcamara chromosome 12, daSolDulc1.2, whole genome shotgun sequence includes the following:
- the LOC129875984 gene encoding serine/threonine-protein kinase Nek6-like: protein METQKSDSDDKYSKIDDYEVIEQLGRRALGTTFLVLHRTEKKKYVLKKIPLAKQTEKSKRTAHQEMNLIAKLSHPYILEYKDAWVDKGSFICIIADYCEDGNMAEIIKNSRGAFFPEEKLCKWLTQLLLALEYLHSNRVHHRDLKLCNIFITKDNNIRSGDFGLAKLLDAEGLASSVPGTPNDMCPELLDGIPYGYKSDIWSLGCCMFEIAAHQSPFRAADKTGLINKINRGLFSPLPIIYSSTLKQIIKSMLRKNPEHRPTAAELLRHQHLQPYLLLCHNPSSVFLPVKSPSSTKEKTRSSPGKSISPRDSRDRQLKLKEKRNVLHFNGSDNIQPRNLSDNLLLCHNPSSVFLPVKSPSSMKEKTRPSPGKSISPRDSRDRQLKLKEKRTVLYFSGSDNIQPRNLSDNYDTFRAKLETKRVDPTSYSVRISQDSEDSKSGELSEAVVSNGYDQQETISLTETMITPSSSSSRAKVWSEEQEHASPDDVRRFDEGDRKSSKTKELEVLSSPLDDEEADIVECISGKSSRMTLSNGGSNDKTRSFDEESTSSNSQPAKPDTEAVPRCYAAETENGSECREVAIDCMSTESDGSLLHKDELEKKATLVCDTKQSKKDALRALDDKVSQLKSLAALASKEDKDDWGNPTQQRAEALESLLEVCARLLKQEKIDELSGVLKPFGDDGMSSRETAIWLTKSLMTAQKLAKGS from the exons ATGGAGACTCAGAAGAGTGATAGTGATGACAAGTACTCGAAGATAGATGATTATGAAGTGATAGAACAGTTGGGAAGAAGAGCTCTTGGAACAACATTTCTTGTTCTCCATCGAACTGAGAAGAAGAA GTATGTTCTGAAGAAGATACCATTAGCAAAACAAACAGAAAAGTCCAAGCGCACTGCACATCAGGAG ATGAATTTGATAGCTAAACTAAGCCATCCATATATTTTGGAGTACAAAGATGCTTGGGTGGACAAG gGGAGCTTTATATGCATCATTGCCGATTATTGCGAAGATGGAAATAT GGCAGAGATCATAAAGAATTCTAGAGGAGCATTTTTCCCTGAAGAG AAACTCTGCAAATGGCTGACTCAGCTATTGTTAGCTTTGGAGTATCTACATTCCAACCGTGTTCATCATAGAGACCTCAAG TTATGTAACATATTCATCACAAAGGACAACAACATCAGGTCAG GTGATTTTGGCTTAGCAAAATTGCTCGATGCAGAAGGCCTTGCTTCCTCG GTACCTGGCACTCCGAATGACATGTGCCCTGAGCTCCTTGACGGTATACCCTATGGCTACAAATCTGATATATGGTCACTTG GATGCTGCATGTTTGAGATTGCTGCACATCAATCACCATTTAGAGCTGCT GACAAGACTGGACTTATCAACAAAATAAACCGGGGTTTGTTCTCACCACTTCCGATTATATACTCCTCCACCTT GAAACAGATAATAAAAAGCATGCTAAGGAAAAATCCAGAACACAGACCTACA GCTGCCGAGTTGTTAAGGCATCAACATTTGCAACCATACCTCCTCTTGTGTCACAACCCTTCATCTGTGTTTCTTCCTGTGAAGTCCCCGAGCAGCACAAAAGAGAAAACACGATCATCACCTGGAAAATCTATCAGTCCTAGAGATAGCAGAGACAGGCAATTGAAGctaaaagagaagagaaatgtCCTTCACTTTAATGGAAGTGATAACATTCAGCCAAGAAACTTATCAGATAACCTCCTCTTGTGTCACAACCCTTCATCTGTGTTTCTTCCTGTGAAGTCCCCGAGCAGCATGAAAGAGAAAACACGACCATCACCTGGAAAATCTATCAGTCCAAGAGATAGCAGAGACAGACAGTTGAAGTTAAAAGAGAAGAGAACTGTCCTTTACTTTAGTGGAAGTGATAACATCCAGCCAAGAAACTTATCAGACAATTATGACACGTTCCGAGCCAAACTCGAGACTAAGAGAGTTGATCCAACAAGCTACTCAGTTAGGATCTCTCAAGATAGTGAGGATTCTAAAAGTGGGGAGCTGAGTGAGGCAGTTGTTAGCAATGGATATGATCAACAGGAGACAATCTCGCTAACTGAAACTATGATTACTCCAAGCTCTTCAAGTTCAAGGGCAAAAGTATGGTCCGAGGAACAAGAGCATGCTTCTCCGGATGATGTTAGACGATTTGACGAGGGTGATAGGAAGAGTAGCAAGACAAAAGAGCTTGAGGTGTTGAGCAGTCCACTGGACGATGAGGAAGCAGATATAGTGGAATGTATCTCCGGAAAGTCTAGCAGAATGACATTGTCTAATGGAGGATCCAACGATAAAACACGATCCTTTGATGAAGAAAGCACTTCATCAAATTCACAGCCGGCAAAACCAGATACAGAGGCAGTACCAAGATGCTATGCTGCTGAAACTGAAAATGGTAGCGAGTGTAGAGAAGTTGCTATTGACTGCATGTCAACTGAAAGCGATGGTTCACTTCTACATAAAGATGAGCTAGAAAAGAAAGCAACCTTGGTTTGTGACACCAAACAGTCCAAGAAGGATGCTCTTCGAGCACTGGATGATAAGGTGTCACAGCTCAAGTCACTAGCCGCGTTAGCTAGTAAGGAGGACAAAGACGATTGGGGGAATCCTACTCAACAAAGAGCTGAAGCTTTAGAGTCTCTTTTGGAGGTTTGTGCACGACTTCTTAAGCAGGAAAAAATCGATGAGCTTTCTGGTGTGTTGAAACCATTCGGGGATGATGGAATGTCGTCTAGAGAGACAGCAATCTGGTTGACAAAAAGTCTCATGACTGCACAAAAATTGGCCAAGGGGTCGTGA